The DNA window CTAGAGCGCTAGTTGCTTCATCACAAAGCAATATGGATGGATCTGTAGCTAATGCACGAGCAATACCAACGCGTTGTTTTTGACCCCCAGATAATTCTCCAGGATATGCATTTGCTTTATCGCCCAAATCAACAAAGTTTAATAAGGTTTTAACCTTTTTATCAATGTCTGATTTTGGCACCTTATTAAGAATTAGTGGGATAGCCACATTATCATACACCGATTTAGCATTCAACAAATTGAACTGTTGAAAAACCATACCGATGCGCTTACGAACCTTTCTAAGCTCATTAAAACTTAAACCATTGATATTCACACCATCTATTTCAACATGACCAGAGGTAGGTACCTCTAAGGCATTAATCATGCGAAGCAGTGTAGATTTACCAGCTCCACTAAAGCCAATAATGCCAAATATATCGCCTTTTTCTATGGTAAAGTTTACATCAGATAATGCAGTAACCTTTTGCTTATTAACGTCAAACTCTTTCGTTACATTTCGTATAGCAATCACTGTACCACCTCTTTCCCTACAAATTAGTAGGAATTAATATCTTTCTAAAACATATCTTTAAGGTATGTTTTAATTGTATACTTAGATTACTACAATTTATAATGACTGTCAAACACAAAAAGGACCTCAACAAAAATGTTGAGGTTCTTTTCGTATCTATATACTTTTGGTCCTTTACATCAAACCTATCATCTATATCGATTAAATAAGAACAATGATCCTAGTATAATAGGCGCTCCAATATAGAGTCCCATATTAGGATATTCTCCTAATAAAAAGGCTGCTACTACGGCTGCCACGATTGGCGAGATATACATAAAATTGGTTACATCCGAAACTTTTTCAGCATGTTCAAAGGCATAGCTCCAGAATACGAATCCTAATGCACTGGAAAAGAATGCTAGGTATATCATAGCAAGCTTCGCAGTAATTGGTGCGGCTCCAATCATTTCAATAGCATGATCTGCAAAAGGTAGTGCCATAATGGCACCTGTAAACATGGACCACATAGCGATAGTAATCGAGTCATAACCTTTCAGACTAAGCCCGCGATTTAGAATATTATAAACAGCAAACAGTATCATACCAATCAACGTCCATATGGCCCCCATTGGAATGGTCAGAGTGGAATTCCAAAGGATAATGATGGCTACCCCTACAAAAGCAGTTATAGTGAAGAGCCAACCTATAGGGCGTATTCTATCCTTATAGACTACCAATGCCATCAGTGCTGTTGTCATTGGTGTTAAAGCCATAATAATACTAGATGTAGCGGCCGGTATTGTTCGCAATCCCTCATTAAACACAATTTGATAAACGAAGTTACCTGTAGCGCCTAACAAAATGTATATACCCCATTCACGCCAAGATGTAGGGATGTGTAATCCCTTAAATACACCAATAATTAGCATGAGTATAGCGCCGCCTACAACCCTCGCTACCGAGAGTGTCAATGCATCTACTGATTGCAATGCTACTTTACCAAAAGGAAACGCCGTAGCCCAAACGGCAATGGTGGCAGATGCCCCTAAAATGGCTTTCATACGATTTGTCATTAGCATCTACCTTTCTACGCAATTCCATAATCAATACTATCTAAATATTACCACAATAAGTCCCTACTATTCCAAGAAAATACATCATACTATATCGAATACTTTCTATTTATTGATATAAATTTTCATTATTTAAAGATAATATAAAATCAAATTTTTCAAAGTTACACATTCGCACAAACCAATACTATCGCCATATTTAAAGCATTTTATATAGTGTTGCTAATATGGATAAATTATAAATAAGAACTATTCTTATGAAAATTGCATAGCATATATTGAAAATATATATCATTTAAAATTTGTGAAATCGAGACAAACATTGTACACTATAGGCATAGAAATCTATAGTTATATCCTTTTATGGAGGTGCAAAATGCAACATACTGCATGGAAAGATTTTAACACAGGTGTGTGGGATAAAGCCGTTGATGTACGCGACTTTATTCAAAGAAACTATATCCCCTATGAAGGGGACGATTTCTTCCTTGCTGGCCCTACAGAAAGAACGACAAAATTATGGGACCAAGTAATGAAGCTTTATGAAGAAGAACGTGAAAAAGGCGGCATGCTCGATGCCGATACTTCTGTGGCCACACACATTACTGCCCATGCGCCAGGATATATCGACAAAGACCTTGAAACAATCGTTGGTTTGCAAACTGACAAACCATTAAAACGCGCCATGTTCCCTTATGGTGGCTTGCGTACTGCGAAATCCGCTATTGAAGAATACGGCTTCAAAATGGATCCGCAAACAGAAGACTTCTTCAAAAAACACCGTAAAACACACAACGACGGCGTATTTGATGTATATACACCAGAAATGCGTGCCGCTCGTACAGCTCATATCGTAACTGGTTTGCCAGACGCTTACAGCCGTGGCCGTATCATCGGTGACTATCGCCGTATCGCTTTGTATGGTGTTGATTACCTTATCGAAGACAAAAAAGAACAACTCAGTATCACAATGGGCGATATGCTGGAAGAAGTGATTCGCGATCGTGAAGAAATCCAAGATCAAATTCGTTCCTTGAAGGAATTGAAAGAAATGGCTGCGTCTTATGGTTACGATATTTCTGGACCAGCTAAAGACGTTAAAGAGGCTATGCAATGGATCTACTTCGGCTACCTTGGCGCGATTAAAGAGCAAAACGGTGCTGCTATGTCCATCGGCCGTAACTCTACATTCCTCGACATCTACGCGGAACGCGACCTTCGCAATGGCACATATACAGAAGAACAAATCCAAGAATTCGTAGATCATTTCATTATGAAATTGCGTATGGTTCGCTTCGCGCGTATCCACGAATACAATAACTTGTTCACAGGCGATCCTGTATGGACTACAGAATCCATCGGTGGTATGGGTACTGACGGCCGTACTTTGGTTTCCAAGATGTCCTTCCGGTATTTGCATACATTGACTAATCTTGGCCCGGCTCCAGAACCAAACCTCACTGTATTATGGACCCCTCGCATGCCTATTGGCTTCCGCCGCTTCTGTGCGAAATTATCCATTGAAACATCTTCCATCCAATACGAAAATGACGACTTAATGCGTCCTAACTCTGGTGATGACTACGCTATCGCATGTTGCGTATCCCCAATGCGTATTGGTAAAGAAATGCAATTCTTCGGCGCTCGTT is part of the Veillonella sp. genome and encodes:
- a CDS encoding methionine ABC transporter ATP-binding protein, which translates into the protein MIAIRNVTKEFDVNKQKVTALSDVNFTIEKGDIFGIIGFSGAGKSTLLRMINALEVPTSGHVEIDGVNINGLSFNELRKVRKRIGMVFQQFNLLNAKSVYDNVAIPLILNKVPKSDIDKKVKTLLNFVDLGDKANAYPGELSGGQKQRVGIARALATDPSILLCDEATSALDPDTTESILQLLERVNRELGVTVVIVTHEIDVIQKICNRVVVMEHGKLIESGSVLEVFSKPKHETTKRFVRTVIPNEIPSTVKHTLACDKRPYTILKMHFLGNNTTDNVLYHINKTYDLETSVLFATVTELEHTVLGIFIVQFIGDDLEVGKVKEYLVAQGIEWQEVTL
- a CDS encoding DMT family transporter, which translates into the protein MTNRMKAILGASATIAVWATAFPFGKVALQSVDALTLSVARVVGGAILMLIIGVFKGLHIPTSWREWGIYILLGATGNFVYQIVFNEGLRTIPAATSSIIMALTPMTTALMALVVYKDRIRPIGWLFTITAFVGVAIIILWNSTLTIPMGAIWTLIGMILFAVYNILNRGLSLKGYDSITIAMWSMFTGAIMALPFADHAIEMIGAAPITAKLAMIYLAFFSSALGFVFWSYAFEHAEKVSDVTNFMYISPIVAAVVAAFLLGEYPNMGLYIGAPIILGSLFLFNRYR
- the pflB gene encoding formate C-acetyltransferase — protein: MQHTAWKDFNTGVWDKAVDVRDFIQRNYIPYEGDDFFLAGPTERTTKLWDQVMKLYEEEREKGGMLDADTSVATHITAHAPGYIDKDLETIVGLQTDKPLKRAMFPYGGLRTAKSAIEEYGFKMDPQTEDFFKKHRKTHNDGVFDVYTPEMRAARTAHIVTGLPDAYSRGRIIGDYRRIALYGVDYLIEDKKEQLSITMGDMLEEVIRDREEIQDQIRSLKELKEMAASYGYDISGPAKDVKEAMQWIYFGYLGAIKEQNGAAMSIGRNSTFLDIYAERDLRNGTYTEEQIQEFVDHFIMKLRMVRFARIHEYNNLFTGDPVWTTESIGGMGTDGRTLVSKMSFRYLHTLTNLGPAPEPNLTVLWTPRMPIGFRRFCAKLSIETSSIQYENDDLMRPNSGDDYAIACCVSPMRIGKEMQFFGARSNLAKCLLYAINGGVDEKLKKQIGPKYRPITSEYLEFDEVWEKFDDMMEWLAGVYVNALNIIHYMHDKYAYEKLEMALHDRKVTRWFATGIAGLSVVADSLSAIKYAKVKPIRDENGIAVDFEIEGDFPKYGNDDDRVDSLAAKVVSTFMNKIRKHPTYRQSVPTMSLLTITSNVVYGTATGSTPDGRKAGEAFAPGANPMHGRDTHGAISSLASVAKMPWRDSSDGISNTFSIIPDALGKSGETFVSLSDFDIELDPSQLPNSNTNFACSEPNVTIKEDK